The following coding sequences lie in one Cronobacter universalis NCTC 9529 genomic window:
- the cycA gene encoding D-serine/D-alanine/glycine transporter, whose product MSEQIKVAEAAEAPAEQSLRRNLTNRHIQLIAIGGAIGTGLFMGSGKTISLAGPSIIFVYMIIGFMLFFVMRAMGELLLSNLEYKSFSDFAADLLGPWAGYFTGWTYWFCWVVTGMADVVAITAYAQFWFPGLSDWVASLAVVVLLLSLNLATVKMFGEMEFWFAMIKIVAIVGLIVVGLVMVLMHFKSPTGVEASFTHLWNEGGWFPKGLSGFFAGFQIAVFAFVGIELVGTTAAETKDPEKSLPRAINSIPVRIIMFYVFALIIIMSVTPWSSVVPTKSPFVELFVLVGLPAAASLINFVVLTSAASSANSGVFSTSRMLYGLAQDGVAPKAFAKLSKRAVPAKGLTFSCICLLGGVVMLYINPNVITAFTMITTVSAILFMFVWTIILCSYLVYRKQRPQLHEKSIYKMPLGKLMCWVCMAFFVFVIALLTLEDDTRQALMVTPLWFVVLGVCWLFIGKKRLANFRR is encoded by the coding sequence ATGTCAGAACAGATCAAAGTGGCTGAGGCTGCTGAGGCTCCGGCTGAGCAGTCGCTACGGCGTAATCTTACGAATCGTCATATCCAGTTGATCGCTATCGGCGGCGCTATCGGCACCGGGTTGTTTATGGGGTCCGGAAAAACCATCAGCCTCGCCGGCCCGTCGATTATTTTCGTCTATATGATCATCGGCTTTATGCTGTTTTTCGTCATGCGGGCGATGGGCGAACTGCTGCTCTCTAATCTTGAATATAAATCCTTCAGCGATTTCGCCGCGGATTTACTCGGTCCCTGGGCAGGGTATTTCACCGGCTGGACGTACTGGTTCTGCTGGGTCGTCACCGGCATGGCCGACGTGGTGGCCATTACCGCCTATGCGCAGTTCTGGTTCCCTGGTCTTTCGGACTGGGTCGCGTCCCTGGCAGTCGTCGTGCTGCTGCTCTCCCTTAACCTCGCCACCGTGAAGATGTTTGGCGAAATGGAGTTCTGGTTCGCGATGATCAAAATCGTCGCCATCGTCGGGCTTATCGTGGTCGGATTGGTGATGGTGCTGATGCACTTTAAATCGCCGACCGGCGTTGAAGCGTCCTTTACGCACCTGTGGAATGAGGGCGGTTGGTTCCCGAAAGGGCTGAGCGGGTTCTTCGCAGGCTTCCAGATTGCGGTCTTCGCGTTTGTGGGTATTGAGCTGGTGGGCACCACCGCCGCCGAAACCAAAGATCCGGAAAAATCGCTGCCGCGCGCGATCAACTCAATTCCGGTTCGCATCATCATGTTCTACGTCTTCGCGCTGATTATTATTATGTCCGTGACGCCGTGGAGTTCCGTCGTGCCGACCAAGAGCCCGTTCGTCGAGCTGTTTGTGCTGGTGGGGCTGCCGGCGGCGGCGAGCCTGATTAACTTCGTGGTGCTGACTTCTGCGGCCTCTTCGGCTAACAGCGGCGTCTTCTCCACCAGCCGTATGCTCTACGGTCTGGCGCAGGACGGCGTGGCGCCGAAAGCGTTCGCCAAACTCTCTAAACGCGCCGTACCGGCGAAAGGGCTGACCTTCTCCTGCATCTGCCTGCTGGGCGGTGTGGTGATGCTCTATATCAACCCGAACGTTATCACCGCGTTTACGATGATCACCACCGTGTCGGCGATCCTGTTTATGTTCGTCTGGACCATCATCCTGTGCTCTTACCTGGTGTACCGTAAGCAGCGCCCGCAGCTGCATGAGAAATCGATCTACAAAATGCCGCTCGGTAAGCTGATGTGCTGGGTCTGCATGGCGTTCTTCGTGTTTGTTATCGCACTGCTTACGCTGGAAGACGATACCCGCCAGGCGCTGATGGTGACGCCGCTGTGGTTTGTGGTGCTGGGCGTGTGCTGGTTGTTTATCGGCAAGAAACGTCTGGCGAACTTTCGCCGCTAA
- the ytfE gene encoding iron-sulfur cluster repair protein YtfE: MAFRDQPLGELALTIPRASALFRKYNLDFCCGGKQTLLRAATRQALDLEIIESELAALAETPLEKDWQAAPLVEIIDHIIVRYHDRHREQLPELILQATKVERVHADKPGVPKGLTKYLSLLHEELTSHMMKEERVLFPMIKQGMGSQAAGPVSVMESEHDEAGELLEVIKHTTNNVTPPPEACTTWRALYNGINELIDDLMNHISLENNTLFPRALAGEK; the protein is encoded by the coding sequence ATGGCCTTCCGTGACCAACCCCTTGGCGAACTGGCGTTAACCATCCCGCGCGCCTCCGCGCTGTTCCGTAAATACAACCTGGATTTCTGCTGCGGCGGCAAACAGACGCTGCTGCGCGCCGCGACGCGCCAGGCGCTCGATCTGGAAATAATTGAAAGCGAACTGGCGGCATTGGCTGAAACACCGCTGGAGAAGGACTGGCAAGCCGCGCCGCTTGTTGAAATCATCGATCACATCATCGTGCGCTACCACGACCGCCATCGCGAACAGCTGCCGGAGCTGATTTTGCAGGCCACCAAAGTAGAGCGCGTCCACGCCGATAAACCGGGCGTGCCGAAAGGGCTCACGAAGTATCTGAGCCTGCTGCATGAAGAGCTGACGAGCCATATGATGAAAGAAGAGCGCGTACTGTTCCCGATGATTAAACAGGGCATGGGCAGCCAGGCGGCGGGGCCGGTTAGCGTAATGGAGAGCGAGCATGACGAGGCGGGAGAACTGCTGGAAGTGATCAAGCACACCACGAATAACGTGACGCCGCCGCCGGAGGCCTGCACGACCTGGCGCGCGCTATATAACGGCATTAATGAGCTGATTGACGATCTGATGAATCACATCAGCCTTGAGAACAACACCCTTTTCCCGCGTGCCCTCGCAGGCGAAAAATAA
- a CDS encoding methyl-accepting chemotaxis protein, producing MFKRIKVITLLITVLIVLGAMQLIAAGVFISALNNDKDNFNVSQISSQNVAEFTDAWISLNQTRVTLNRGMLRLQGNMANQINGGQLNQLVETANKLLADSKSHYDTYFKLPETPGMDERLVDRLEEQYRVYSSTLAQMNKFLAEGNLEGMFKQNAEQKQNDMQEVYREWRAEQAKLASKGVKDNESDYQRILWILSAIMVMVLAVIIISWVAMRRVLLLPLHDVMGHIRAIAAGDLTQPIDAQGHNEMALLARNVHEMQQALARTVSTVRDSTDTIFTGASEISAGSNDLSSRTEQQAASLEETAASMEQLTATVKQNADNARQATQLARTASETALKGGDVVDGVVRTMDEIAASSNQIAQITNVIDGIAFQTNILALNAAVEAARAGEQGRGFAVVAGEVRTLASRSAQAAKEIKALIENSGNRVDAGSHLVREAGETMKEVVGAVTRVTDIMGEIASASDEQSRGIDQVGLAVSEMDKVTQQNAALVEESAAAAAALEDQAGKLNEAVAVFKLNRAQTRAASVAPQTSSFSAPAPSASLKAAPAGGSDNWETF from the coding sequence ATGTTTAAACGTATAAAAGTCATAACCCTTTTAATTACCGTATTAATCGTTCTGGGCGCGATGCAGCTTATCGCGGCAGGCGTGTTCATTAGCGCGCTCAATAACGACAAAGACAACTTTAACGTCTCGCAAATCTCCAGCCAGAACGTCGCGGAATTTACCGACGCCTGGATTAGCCTCAACCAGACGCGCGTTACGCTTAACCGCGGCATGCTGCGTCTGCAAGGCAACATGGCGAACCAGATCAACGGCGGCCAGCTTAATCAACTGGTCGAGACCGCTAACAAACTGCTGGCGGATTCAAAGAGCCACTACGATACGTACTTTAAACTGCCGGAAACGCCGGGCATGGACGAGCGTCTGGTTGACCGTCTCGAAGAGCAGTACCGCGTCTACTCCTCGACGCTGGCGCAAATGAATAAATTCCTGGCCGAAGGCAATCTGGAAGGGATGTTCAAGCAGAACGCCGAGCAGAAGCAAAACGACATGCAGGAAGTCTATCGCGAATGGCGCGCCGAGCAGGCGAAGCTTGCCAGCAAAGGTGTGAAGGACAACGAAAGCGACTACCAGCGCATTCTGTGGATCCTCTCCGCGATTATGGTGATGGTGCTCGCTGTCATTATCATCAGCTGGGTGGCGATGCGCCGTGTGCTGCTGTTGCCGCTGCATGACGTGATGGGCCATATCCGCGCGATTGCCGCAGGCGATTTGACGCAGCCTATCGATGCGCAGGGCCATAACGAAATGGCGCTGCTGGCGCGCAACGTCCACGAGATGCAGCAGGCGCTGGCCCGTACGGTCAGTACCGTGCGCGACAGCACCGATACCATCTTTACCGGCGCGAGCGAAATCTCCGCCGGCAGCAACGATCTCTCCTCGCGCACCGAGCAGCAGGCCGCGTCGCTGGAAGAGACCGCCGCCAGCATGGAGCAACTGACCGCGACGGTGAAGCAGAACGCCGATAACGCCCGTCAGGCGACGCAACTGGCGCGTACCGCGTCGGAAACCGCGCTGAAAGGCGGGGACGTGGTGGATGGCGTCGTTCGCACCATGGACGAAATCGCCGCCAGCTCTAACCAGATTGCGCAGATAACTAACGTCATCGACGGCATCGCGTTCCAGACCAACATCCTCGCGCTCAACGCGGCGGTGGAAGCGGCGCGCGCGGGCGAGCAGGGCCGTGGTTTTGCGGTCGTCGCGGGTGAAGTCCGCACGCTGGCAAGCCGCAGCGCCCAGGCCGCGAAAGAGATCAAAGCGCTTATCGAAAACTCCGGCAACCGCGTCGATGCGGGTTCGCATCTGGTGCGCGAAGCGGGCGAAACCATGAAAGAAGTGGTCGGCGCGGTGACGCGCGTAACCGATATCATGGGTGAAATCGCCTCGGCGTCCGACGAGCAGAGCCGCGGTATCGATCAGGTGGGCCTGGCGGTCTCCGAGATGGATAAAGTGACGCAGCAGAACGCCGCGCTGGTGGAAGAATCCGCCGCCGCAGCAGCAGCCCTTGAAGATCAGGCGGGCAAGCTCAATGAGGCGGTCGCGGTGTTTAAACTCAACCGCGCCCAGACCCGCGCGGCGAGCGTGGCGCCGCAGACGTCATCCTTCAGCGCGCCGGCGCCGTCGGCGAGCCTGAAAGCCGCGCCGGCAGGCGGCAGCGACAACTGGGAAACGTTCTGA